Proteins encoded within one genomic window of Cellulomonas flavigena DSM 20109:
- a CDS encoding thiazole synthase, with the protein MTAAWQDPLVVAGEVVGPRLVLGTGGAPNLDRLEAALVASGTRLTTVALRRVQAGGEESVWGLLTRLGIRALPNTAGCFTAREAVLTAELGREACGTSWVKLEVLADDVTLLPEPFGLVEAADRLVREGFTVLPYTGDDPVVARRLEDVGCAAVMPLGSPIGSGLGILDPRSIEAIADRAQVPVILDAGVGTASDAALAMELGCDGVLVASAVTRAADPERMARAMAAAVRAGRDARLAGRIPRREQALASSPTTGLVGRPAGNLDLAL; encoded by the coding sequence ATGACGGCGGCCTGGCAGGACCCGCTGGTCGTCGCCGGCGAGGTCGTCGGCCCGCGTCTCGTCCTGGGCACCGGCGGCGCGCCGAACCTCGACCGGCTCGAGGCTGCGCTCGTCGCGTCCGGCACACGCCTGACGACCGTCGCGCTGCGCCGTGTGCAGGCGGGCGGCGAGGAGTCGGTGTGGGGTCTGCTGACACGCCTGGGGATCCGCGCGCTGCCGAACACGGCCGGCTGCTTCACGGCCCGCGAGGCCGTGCTCACCGCGGAGCTCGGGCGCGAGGCGTGCGGCACGTCGTGGGTGAAGCTCGAGGTGCTCGCGGACGACGTCACGCTGCTGCCCGAGCCGTTCGGGCTCGTCGAGGCCGCCGACCGGCTGGTCCGCGAGGGTTTCACCGTGCTGCCCTACACGGGCGACGACCCGGTGGTCGCGCGGCGCCTGGAGGACGTCGGGTGCGCGGCCGTCATGCCGCTGGGCTCCCCCATCGGCTCGGGCCTGGGCATCCTCGACCCGCGCAGCATCGAGGCCATCGCGGACCGCGCGCAGGTGCCCGTCATCCTCGACGCGGGCGTCGGGACCGCGTCGGACGCGGCACTGGCGATGGAGCTCGGGTGCGACGGCGTGCTCGTCGCGTCGGCCGTCACGCGGGCCGCGGACCCCGAGCGCATGGCGCGTGCGATGGCCGCCGCGGTGCGGGCGGGCCGCGACGCACGCCTGGCCGGGCGCATCCCGCGGCGCGAGCAGGCCCTGGCATCGTCCCCGACGACGGGGCTGGTCGGGCGTCCGGCGGGGAACCTCGACCTGGCCCTCTGA
- the thiS gene encoding sulfur carrier protein ThiS, producing MTSTTDSTTTVDPRTATTEQLPVVPDPRALLTVNGVDRPWAADATVESVVRDLLGEGAPAGATADAGCAGPTGVAVALDDAIVPRGLWATTAVPAGARVEVVTAVQGG from the coding sequence ATGACCAGCACCACCGACAGCACGACCACCGTCGACCCGCGCACCGCCACGACCGAGCAGCTCCCCGTCGTCCCCGACCCTCGCGCCCTCCTCACCGTCAACGGCGTCGACCGCCCGTGGGCCGCGGACGCCACGGTCGAGTCCGTCGTCCGCGACCTGCTCGGCGAGGGCGCACCCGCCGGCGCGACCGCGGACGCCGGGTGCGCCGGCCCGACGGGTGTGGCCGTCGCCCTGGACGACGCGATCGTCCCGCGCGGCCTGTGGGCCACCACGGCCGTGCCGGCCGGTGCGCGCGTCGAGGTCGTCACGGCGGTGCAGGGCGGATGA
- the thiO gene encoding glycine oxidase ThiO encodes MTSAARTSPHADVLVVGAGIIGLTVAWRALLAGRRVTVVDPDPHAGATHAAAGMLAPVSEAEHGEETLARLNVASAAQWPAFARELTAASGLDVGLVATGTLTVAYDAGDAQRCRDLLALQRAWGLDVDEVTPAQARERVPLLGPHVAAATWAPGERQVDPRAVARALRAVVEAAATVVTSSVAGVERGPSGEVVGVRTPDGGTLPADLVVLAAGARSAAVVRDVPEVTVPVRPVTGTTLRLDARAAPWFAGLPVLRGVVQHRPVYVVPRPSGEVVVGATSDERDPVGGTRAGDVFALLRDARALVPGLDELPLVDVTTRDRPATRDHLPLVGPSGVPGLVLATGHHRNGVLLAPLTAAVVDALLTDAPPPDVARACDPRRRSPLTTPTRTGGTA; translated from the coding sequence GTGACGAGCGCTGCCCGCACGTCCCCGCACGCCGACGTCCTCGTCGTCGGTGCCGGCATCATCGGCCTGACCGTCGCGTGGCGCGCCCTGCTCGCCGGCCGACGCGTCACGGTCGTCGACCCCGACCCGCACGCGGGCGCGACGCACGCGGCCGCCGGGATGCTCGCCCCGGTCTCCGAGGCCGAGCACGGCGAGGAGACGCTCGCGCGGCTCAACGTCGCGTCGGCGGCGCAGTGGCCGGCGTTCGCGCGCGAGCTCACGGCGGCGTCGGGCCTCGACGTGGGGCTGGTGGCCACGGGCACGCTGACCGTCGCGTACGACGCGGGCGACGCGCAGCGGTGCCGCGACCTGCTCGCGCTGCAGCGCGCGTGGGGCCTCGACGTGGACGAGGTGACGCCCGCGCAGGCCCGCGAGCGCGTGCCGCTGCTCGGCCCGCACGTGGCCGCCGCGACGTGGGCGCCGGGCGAGCGGCAGGTCGACCCCCGGGCTGTCGCACGGGCGCTGCGGGCCGTCGTCGAGGCCGCGGCGACCGTCGTGACGAGCAGCGTCGCGGGCGTCGAACGCGGCCCGTCCGGTGAGGTCGTGGGCGTGCGGACGCCCGACGGCGGCACGCTGCCTGCGGACCTCGTCGTGCTCGCCGCGGGCGCCCGGTCGGCGGCGGTCGTGCGCGACGTGCCCGAGGTGACGGTCCCCGTGCGGCCCGTCACGGGCACGACGCTGCGGCTGGACGCGCGCGCCGCCCCGTGGTTCGCCGGGCTGCCGGTGCTGCGCGGCGTCGTGCAGCACCGGCCCGTCTACGTCGTGCCGCGGCCGTCCGGCGAGGTCGTGGTCGGCGCGACGAGCGACGAGCGCGACCCCGTCGGCGGCACGCGCGCCGGCGACGTGTTCGCGCTGCTGCGCGACGCCCGCGCGCTCGTCCCCGGCCTCGACGAGCTGCCGCTGGTCGACGTCACGACCCGCGACCGCCCCGCGACCCGTGACCACCTGCCGCTCGTCGGCCCCAGCGGTGTGCCCGGGCTGGTGCTGGCGACCGGGCACCACCGCAACGGCGTCCTGCTGGCGCCGCTGACCGCGGCCGTCGTCGACGCGCTGCTCACCGACGCCCCGCCGCCCGACGTCGCGCGGGCGTGCGACCCGCGCCGCCGCTCCCCGCTCACCACCCCGACCCGCACCGGAGGGACCGCATGA
- the thiE gene encoding thiamine phosphate synthase encodes MPDALEVHARRRARLDDARLYLCTDARRATGDLEEFLHAVLASGVDVVQLRDRSLDVLDELELGALVRDVAHEHGALFAVNDRADLALALRADVLHTGQRDLPVAQAREIVGPGVLLGRSSGGGAAAAEADADPDVDYFCVGPLVATPTKPGREPVGLDAVRAVAATAPRTPWFAIGGVDEALLPEVVAAGARRVVVVRALTAAADPRGAAQRLRRGTVG; translated from the coding sequence ATGCCCGACGCCCTGGAGGTCCACGCCCGGCGGCGCGCGCGCCTCGACGACGCCCGCCTGTACCTGTGCACCGACGCCCGGCGGGCCACCGGCGACCTCGAGGAGTTCCTGCACGCGGTGCTCGCCAGCGGGGTCGACGTGGTGCAGCTGCGCGACCGCAGCCTCGACGTGCTCGACGAGCTGGAGCTCGGCGCGCTGGTCCGCGACGTCGCGCACGAGCACGGGGCACTGTTCGCCGTGAACGACCGCGCCGACCTCGCGCTCGCGCTGCGCGCCGACGTGCTGCACACCGGGCAGCGTGACCTGCCCGTCGCGCAGGCGCGGGAGATCGTCGGGCCGGGCGTGCTGCTGGGACGGTCGTCGGGCGGCGGGGCCGCCGCCGCGGAGGCGGACGCCGACCCGGACGTCGACTACTTCTGCGTCGGGCCGCTGGTCGCCACGCCGACCAAGCCGGGGCGCGAGCCGGTCGGGCTCGATGCCGTACGGGCCGTCGCCGCGACCGCGCCGCGCACGCCGTGGTTCGCGATCGGCGGGGTCGACGAGGCGCTGCTGCCCGAGGTCGTCGCCGCCGGTGCGCGGCGCGTCGTGGTGGTGCGGGCGCTCACCGCCGCGGCGGACCCCCGGGGAGCGGCGCAGCGGCTCCGGCGCGGGACCGTCGGCTGA
- a CDS encoding DUF427 domain-containing protein, whose amino-acid sequence MAPDDVRHWHPRTPPPGGRAAEVPGPGQESVWDYPRPPAVVPSAEHVVVVLGSTVVVDTRRALRVLETSHPPTYYVPLEDVAPGALVRVPGAQSFCEFKGRAVYDDVVGTDTDGGRLVRPRGAWSYPHPARGYEALAGHVAMYPAGLVCTVDGETVEAQAGDFYGGWRTSRVVGPFKGGEETRGW is encoded by the coding sequence ATGGCACCCGACGACGTCCGACACTGGCACCCGCGCACGCCCCCGCCCGGCGGTCGCGCCGCCGAGGTTCCCGGCCCCGGGCAGGAGTCCGTCTGGGACTACCCGCGGCCCCCGGCGGTCGTCCCGAGCGCGGAGCACGTCGTCGTGGTGCTCGGGTCGACGGTCGTCGTCGACACCCGCCGCGCGCTGCGCGTCCTGGAGACCTCGCACCCGCCCACGTACTACGTCCCGCTCGAGGACGTGGCACCCGGGGCGCTGGTCCGTGTGCCGGGCGCGCAGTCGTTCTGCGAGTTCAAGGGCCGCGCCGTGTACGACGACGTCGTCGGCACGGACACCGACGGCGGCCGCCTCGTCCGGCCGCGCGGGGCGTGGAGCTACCCGCACCCGGCGCGCGGCTACGAGGCCCTGGCCGGCCACGTGGCGATGTACCCCGCCGGCCTGGTCTGCACGGTCGACGGCGAGACCGTCGAGGCGCAGGCGGGCGACTTCTACGGCGGCTGGCGCACGAGCCGGGTGGTCGGGCCGTTCAAGGGCGGTGAGGAGACGCGCGGGTGGTGA
- a CDS encoding carbohydrate ABC transporter permease yields MHETRAFRTFRAAVVAVLATVTALPLYVMVTSALKPLSDVRGAFSWWPSSLTFQPFVDMWTTVPLARYFVNSLVVASAATAASLVIAVFASYAVSRYRFRGRSAFTTTVLSTQMFPGVLFLLPLFIIFVNIEQGTGFQFIGTRIGLVITYLTFSLPFSIWMLSGYLDNIPQELDEAARVDGCSPVGALLRVVLPAARPGVIAVAIYAFMTAWGEVLFASVMTTEANRTLAVGIRQYSTQTNVYWNEIMAASLVVSIPVVIGFLLLQRHFVAGLTAGAVK; encoded by the coding sequence GTGCATGAGACCCGGGCGTTCCGCACCTTCCGCGCGGCGGTCGTCGCCGTCCTGGCGACGGTCACGGCCCTGCCGCTGTACGTCATGGTGACGTCGGCGCTCAAACCGTTGTCCGACGTGCGCGGCGCGTTCTCGTGGTGGCCCAGCAGCCTGACGTTCCAGCCGTTCGTCGACATGTGGACGACCGTGCCCCTCGCCCGGTACTTCGTGAACAGCCTGGTCGTGGCGAGCGCCGCGACCGCGGCCAGCCTCGTGATCGCGGTCTTCGCGTCCTACGCGGTGTCGCGGTACCGGTTCCGCGGGCGGTCCGCGTTCACGACCACCGTGCTGTCGACGCAGATGTTCCCCGGGGTGCTGTTCCTGCTGCCGCTGTTCATCATCTTCGTCAACATCGAGCAGGGCACGGGTTTCCAGTTCATCGGCACCCGGATCGGCCTGGTCATCACCTACCTGACGTTCTCGCTGCCGTTCTCCATCTGGATGCTGTCGGGGTACCTCGACAACATCCCGCAGGAGCTCGACGAGGCCGCGCGCGTCGACGGCTGCTCACCGGTCGGGGCGCTGCTGCGCGTCGTGCTGCCCGCCGCCCGGCCCGGGGTGATCGCCGTGGCCATCTACGCGTTCATGACGGCCTGGGGCGAGGTGCTGTTCGCGTCCGTCATGACCACCGAGGCCAACCGCACCCTGGCCGTCGGGATCCGGCAGTACTCGACGCAGACCAACGTCTACTGGAACGAGATCATGGCCGCGTCGCTGGTGGTCTCGATCCCGGTGGTCATCGGGTTCCTGCTGCTGCAGCGGCACTTCGTGGCCGGGCTGACGGCGGGGGCGGTGAAGTAG
- a CDS encoding carbohydrate ABC transporter permease, which produces MATTTPAAPPVPAPARAPRTAPARRTRRSGWWLPYALLAPAVLLELLIHLVPMLTGIWMSFTQLTRFTLRDWTSAPWVGLRNYQVALDVDGAVGRALLESFAVTCAYTLLVVGTAWVLGMAAAVALQRPFRGRSLFRTLFLVPYALPVYAGIVTWNFMLQRDTGVINHLLVENLGVLDDRPFWLIGGNAFASVVVVATWRLWPFAFLMLTAGLQSVPDDVYEAAAMDGAHAFRSWWSITLPMLRPVNLVLVLVMFLWVFNDFTTPYVLFGTAQPPAGDLISFHIYNASFLTWNFGAGAAMSVLLLLFLLLVTGVYLITLNRRSRRA; this is translated from the coding sequence GTGGCCACGACCACCCCCGCCGCCCCGCCGGTGCCCGCACCGGCCCGCGCACCCCGCACCGCGCCCGCCCGACGCACCCGCCGCAGCGGGTGGTGGCTGCCGTACGCGCTGCTGGCACCGGCGGTGCTGCTCGAGCTCCTCATCCACCTGGTGCCGATGCTCACGGGCATCTGGATGAGCTTCACGCAGCTCACCCGCTTCACGCTGCGGGACTGGACGTCCGCACCGTGGGTGGGCCTGCGCAACTACCAGGTCGCGCTGGACGTCGACGGCGCCGTGGGGCGTGCGCTGCTCGAGTCGTTCGCGGTCACCTGCGCGTACACCCTGCTCGTCGTGGGGACCGCGTGGGTGCTGGGCATGGCGGCGGCGGTCGCGCTGCAGCGCCCGTTCCGCGGTCGCTCGCTGTTCCGCACGCTGTTCCTCGTGCCGTACGCGCTGCCCGTGTACGCGGGCATCGTCACGTGGAACTTCATGCTGCAGCGCGACACGGGTGTCATCAACCACCTGCTCGTCGAGAACCTCGGCGTGCTGGACGACCGGCCGTTCTGGCTGATCGGCGGCAACGCGTTCGCGTCGGTCGTGGTGGTCGCGACGTGGCGGTTGTGGCCCTTCGCGTTCCTCATGCTGACGGCCGGGCTGCAGTCGGTGCCCGACGACGTGTACGAGGCCGCGGCCATGGACGGCGCGCACGCGTTCCGGTCCTGGTGGTCGATCACGCTGCCGATGCTGCGGCCCGTGAACCTCGTGCTGGTGCTCGTGATGTTCCTGTGGGTGTTCAACGACTTCACCACCCCGTACGTGCTGTTCGGCACCGCGCAGCCACCGGCGGGTGACCTCATCTCCTTCCACATCTACAACGCCTCGTTCCTCACGTGGAACTTCGGCGCCGGCGCGGCCATGTCCGTGCTGCTGCTGCTGTTCCTGCTGCTCGTGACCGGCGTGTACCTGATCACCCTGAACCGGAGGTCGCGCCGTGCATGA
- a CDS encoding ABC transporter substrate-binding protein, with amino-acid sequence MKLRHLAAASVPVLLLAACSSGGDAADDGPVTLTYWASNQGTSLDHDKEVLTPVLEDFTERTGVEVDLEVIGWSDLQTRIQTAVTSGQAPDVVNIGNTWAVSLQATGAFLPLDDAAMDAIGGADKFVATALETGGAPGTDPTSVPLYGLAYGLYYNTAMFADAGLQPPTTWEEMVAAAQALTDPAAGVYGMALAAGSYTENNHFAFINATQNGAELFDADGNPTFTGDGVVDGIVRYLDLMQDAGAVNPANAQYDNASFAAADFANGKAAMILNQSNAGATIEANGMAPDAYGVVPFPAPQDAVSDVASHVAGINVSVFGNTEHPDEALQLVEHLTSADVQTTLGRPFSSLPVLKDATAAFTDDAELAAIFTEIYNERSAPLPLVPAEDQFETTVGKAMNAMFATIATGGTVTADDVREAMQTAQDQVQASVG; translated from the coding sequence GTGAAGCTTCGCCACCTCGCAGCAGCGTCCGTCCCCGTCCTCCTGCTCGCGGCCTGCTCGAGCGGCGGCGACGCCGCGGACGACGGGCCCGTCACGCTCACGTACTGGGCCAGCAACCAGGGCACGAGCCTCGACCACGACAAGGAGGTCCTCACGCCCGTCCTGGAGGACTTCACGGAGCGCACGGGCGTCGAGGTCGACCTGGAGGTCATCGGCTGGAGCGACCTGCAGACGCGCATCCAGACGGCCGTCACGTCCGGCCAGGCGCCCGACGTGGTCAACATCGGCAACACGTGGGCGGTGTCCCTGCAGGCCACGGGCGCGTTCCTGCCGCTCGACGACGCGGCGATGGACGCGATCGGTGGCGCCGACAAGTTCGTGGCGACCGCGCTGGAGACCGGCGGTGCGCCGGGGACCGACCCGACGTCGGTGCCGCTGTACGGGCTGGCGTACGGGCTCTACTACAACACGGCGATGTTCGCCGACGCAGGGCTGCAGCCGCCGACGACGTGGGAGGAGATGGTCGCCGCCGCGCAGGCGCTCACCGACCCCGCGGCGGGCGTGTACGGCATGGCGCTGGCGGCCGGCTCGTACACGGAGAACAACCACTTCGCGTTCATCAACGCCACGCAGAACGGCGCCGAGCTGTTCGACGCCGACGGCAACCCGACGTTCACGGGCGACGGCGTCGTCGACGGCATCGTGCGCTACCTCGACCTCATGCAGGACGCCGGCGCGGTGAACCCCGCGAACGCGCAGTACGACAACGCGTCGTTCGCGGCGGCGGACTTCGCGAACGGCAAGGCCGCGATGATCCTCAACCAGAGCAACGCGGGCGCGACCATCGAGGCGAACGGCATGGCGCCCGACGCGTACGGCGTCGTCCCGTTCCCGGCACCGCAGGACGCCGTGAGCGACGTCGCGAGCCACGTCGCGGGCATCAACGTGTCGGTCTTCGGCAACACCGAGCACCCCGACGAGGCGCTGCAGCTCGTCGAGCACCTGACGAGCGCGGACGTGCAGACCACGCTGGGCAGGCCGTTCTCGTCGCTCCCGGTGCTGAAGGACGCGACGGCGGCGTTCACGGACGACGCCGAGCTGGCCGCGATCTTCACGGAGATCTACAACGAGCGCTCCGCACCGCTGCCCCTGGTGCCCGCGGAGGACCAGTTCGAGACGACGGTCGGCAAGGCGATGAACGCGATGTTCGCGACCATCGCCACGGGCGGCACGGTCACCGCGGACGACGTGCGTGAGGCGATGCAGACCGCGCAGGACCAGGTGCAGGCGTCGGTCGGCTGA
- a CDS encoding AfsR/SARP family transcriptional regulator: MTAGGTVRTEVRIGVLGPVVAHAAGDALTLPRPRSREVLAVLVAAGGRTVRTDALVDDLWDGTPPPGAVGAVRTFVAELRRALEPDRPPRTPPRVVVTRGPGYALDVPPDAVDAWRVARLAAEARTAPPDTAVRLLAHALAAWRGEPYEELADRPWVQPERTRLVTLRADVTEQLADALLATGRAVDVVPLLDAHVGAHPWREDGWRLLATALHRLHRPADALDVLRRARRTLAEDLGLDPGPALRDLEQQVLERRDDDAWRDDSLSALDRRGGRARLEASGAVLTSLAVSGDLATVRAQRLASIAAAERLGDPLLTARVVGGLEAPGVWTRSDDDELAAAVVAAAVRTLPRVTGSPVTRGRLLATIAIEDRGTAARETEALEAERIARDLDDRHLLCLALSGRAMQRFGSTGLAADRERIGAELVATAVCAESTTFRIAGRIVRMQALCALGRLDEAAAEADEVDALAASAERPLATTFTAWFRHTFADGPEPAAPDEMPGFSHGIVALARVTRLVRDGGTLPGPDAAGDLGPYAPWVRPLLLVRAGDVDGARRAVRGAPAPPHDLLQEVAWGLLLTAAREAGAPDVVDRARDALAPAVDERAAGSGVVDAGPVRALLRG; encoded by the coding sequence GTGACGGCAGGAGGGACGGTCCGGACCGAGGTGCGCATCGGGGTGCTCGGTCCCGTCGTCGCGCACGCCGCCGGCGACGCGTTGACGCTGCCCCGGCCGCGCTCGCGCGAGGTGCTGGCGGTGCTCGTCGCGGCGGGCGGGCGCACGGTCCGCACGGACGCGCTGGTCGACGACCTGTGGGACGGCACCCCTCCGCCGGGTGCGGTCGGGGCGGTGCGCACGTTCGTCGCCGAGCTGCGCCGCGCGCTGGAGCCCGACCGGCCCCCGCGCACACCGCCGCGCGTCGTCGTCACCCGCGGCCCGGGCTACGCGCTCGACGTCCCGCCGGACGCCGTCGACGCGTGGCGCGTGGCGCGGCTGGCGGCCGAGGCCCGCACCGCTCCCCCGGACACCGCGGTGCGTCTGCTCGCCCACGCCCTCGCCGCGTGGCGCGGTGAGCCGTACGAGGAGCTCGCCGACCGCCCCTGGGTGCAGCCCGAGCGCACCCGCCTGGTGACGCTGCGCGCCGACGTCACCGAGCAGCTGGCGGATGCGCTGCTGGCGACGGGCCGCGCGGTCGACGTGGTCCCGCTGCTCGACGCGCACGTCGGCGCGCACCCGTGGCGCGAGGACGGCTGGCGGCTGCTGGCCACGGCGCTGCACCGCTTGCACCGGCCGGCGGACGCGCTCGACGTGCTGCGCCGCGCCCGACGCACCCTCGCCGAGGACCTCGGCCTCGACCCCGGCCCAGCCCTGCGGGACCTGGAGCAGCAGGTCCTGGAGCGTCGCGACGACGACGCGTGGCGCGACGACAGCCTGTCCGCGCTCGACCGCCGCGGCGGGCGCGCGCGGCTGGAGGCGTCGGGCGCGGTCCTCACGAGCCTGGCCGTGTCGGGTGACCTCGCGACGGTCCGCGCGCAGCGGCTCGCGTCCATCGCGGCGGCCGAGAGGCTGGGCGACCCGTTGCTGACGGCGCGGGTGGTCGGCGGCCTGGAGGCGCCGGGGGTGTGGACGCGGTCGGACGACGACGAGCTCGCGGCGGCGGTCGTCGCGGCGGCCGTCCGGACGCTGCCGCGGGTGACGGGCAGCCCGGTGACGCGCGGGCGACTGCTCGCGACGATCGCGATCGAGGACCGCGGCACGGCGGCGCGCGAGACCGAGGCGCTCGAGGCCGAACGGATCGCGCGCGACCTGGACGACCGGCACCTGCTGTGCCTGGCTCTCAGCGGGCGCGCGATGCAGCGGTTCGGGAGCACGGGGCTGGCGGCGGACCGCGAGCGGATCGGCGCCGAGCTCGTCGCGACGGCGGTGTGCGCGGAGTCCACGACGTTCCGGATCGCCGGGCGCATCGTGCGGATGCAGGCGCTGTGCGCGCTGGGGCGGCTCGACGAGGCGGCGGCGGAGGCCGACGAGGTCGACGCGCTGGCCGCGTCCGCCGAGCGCCCGCTGGCGACGACGTTCACCGCGTGGTTCCGCCACACCTTCGCCGACGGGCCGGAGCCGGCGGCGCCCGACGAGATGCCGGGGTTCTCGCACGGGATCGTCGCGCTGGCCCGGGTGACGCGGCTGGTCCGCGACGGCGGCACGCTCCCCGGGCCGGACGCCGCGGGCGACCTGGGCCCGTACGCGCCGTGGGTCCGGCCGCTCCTGCTGGTGCGCGCGGGCGACGTCGACGGCGCCCGCCGGGCCGTGCGTGGGGCACCGGCGCCGCCGCACGACCTGCTGCAGGAGGTCGCCTGGGGCCTGCTGCTGACGGCGGCCCGCGAGGCCGGCGCACCCGACGTCGTCGACCGTGCCCGTGACGCCCTGGCACCGGCCGTCGACGAGCGTGCGGCGGGCAGCGGCGTCGTCGACGCGGGTCCCGTCCGCGCGTTGCTGCGGGGCTGA
- a CDS encoding alpha/beta fold hydrolase, whose amino-acid sequence MSLTIPGLRYQRVETAPGVHLHAGVAGDGPPVVLLHGFPQTHVMWRHVTADLARDHTVVCPDLRGYGASDKPAEADEHTYAKRTMAADVVALARALGHERFALAGHDRGALVATRAGLDHPDVITHLLVLDGLPTVELWDVLHGVDARVAWHLFLMAQPAGLPERMIAAVADEFFGAFLDAWAVDGTAIDAAHRAEYLRASREAVPSIVADYRATAGIDVAHDREDRAAGQRLTMPTTVIQQDWGGALGYDAAALWGTWADDLDHRTTRAGHFMAEEAPGEVVAALRDLLAR is encoded by the coding sequence ATGTCCCTGACCATCCCCGGCCTCCGTTACCAGCGCGTCGAGACGGCCCCCGGCGTCCACCTGCACGCGGGTGTCGCAGGCGACGGTCCGCCGGTCGTCCTGCTGCACGGCTTCCCGCAGACGCACGTCATGTGGCGGCACGTCACCGCCGACCTCGCGCGCGACCACACCGTCGTCTGCCCGGACCTGCGCGGCTACGGCGCCAGCGACAAGCCTGCCGAGGCCGACGAGCACACCTACGCCAAGCGGACGATGGCCGCGGACGTCGTCGCGCTCGCCCGTGCGCTCGGGCACGAGCGGTTCGCGCTCGCCGGGCACGACCGCGGCGCGCTCGTCGCGACGCGCGCCGGCCTCGACCACCCCGACGTGATCACGCACCTGCTGGTCCTCGACGGCCTGCCGACCGTCGAGCTGTGGGACGTGCTGCACGGCGTCGACGCGCGCGTCGCGTGGCACCTGTTCCTCATGGCCCAGCCCGCCGGGCTGCCGGAGCGGATGATCGCCGCCGTCGCCGACGAGTTCTTCGGCGCGTTCCTCGACGCGTGGGCGGTCGACGGCACCGCGATCGACGCCGCGCACCGCGCCGAGTACCTGCGGGCCAGCCGCGAGGCCGTGCCGTCGATCGTCGCGGACTACCGCGCGACCGCCGGCATCGACGTCGCGCACGACCGCGAGGACCGCGCCGCCGGGCAGCGCCTGACCATGCCGACCACCGTGATCCAGCAGGACTGGGGCGGCGCGCTCGGGTACGACGCGGCCGCGCTGTGGGGCACGTGGGCGGACGACCTCGACCACCGCACCACGCGCGCCGGCCACTTCATGGCGGAGGAGGCACCGGGCGAGGTGGTCGCCGCGCTGCGGGACCTGCTCGCACGGTGA
- a CDS encoding serine hydrolase domain-containing protein, with the protein MPSTHRLAALVTAGALVSGSVVALPVAALAGDHARPAAHERGPRPPRHDDVQRALDRLVDEHGVPAALAAVTDRTGRERDLVAGVGDLATGAPVPVDGQVRAGSNSKTFVATVVLQLAGEGLVDLDASVETYLPGVVRGDRLDASVITVRDLLQHTSGIGDFTHGPPFTDEAVTEATFLRVKDWYVEPYELVTLGLSRPTTPHGTFAYSNTNYVLAGLVVQKVTQRPLAEAVTERIIEPLGLAGTYVPGRGERTLRGEHPQGYHAEPAGSAMVEHTAIDPAFAWAAGDVVTTPGDLNRFFTALVGGELLAPAEQAALTTTVPMGMPEPYTSMRYGLGIMSSELSCGGLAWGHGGIIPGYQTENAVTADGRAVTVATTTIFGALAPEHAAAVTTEVAELVDRTLCAAPRS; encoded by the coding sequence ATGCCCAGCACCCACCGCCTCGCCGCGCTCGTCACCGCCGGAGCTCTCGTCTCCGGGAGCGTCGTCGCGCTGCCGGTCGCCGCGCTCGCGGGCGACCACGCACGGCCCGCGGCGCACGAGCGCGGGCCGCGTCCGCCGCGCCACGACGACGTCCAGCGCGCGCTCGACCGGCTCGTCGACGAGCACGGCGTGCCCGCCGCGCTGGCGGCGGTGACCGACCGCACGGGGCGTGAGCGCGACCTCGTCGCGGGCGTCGGCGACCTGGCGACCGGCGCGCCCGTGCCCGTCGACGGGCAGGTCCGCGCCGGCAGCAACTCCAAGACGTTCGTCGCGACGGTCGTCCTGCAGCTCGCCGGCGAGGGGCTGGTCGACCTCGACGCGTCCGTCGAGACGTACCTCCCGGGCGTCGTGCGGGGCGACAGGCTCGACGCGTCGGTCATCACCGTGCGGGACCTGCTGCAGCACACCAGCGGCATCGGTGACTTCACGCACGGTCCGCCGTTCACGGACGAGGCCGTCACGGAGGCGACGTTCCTGCGCGTCAAGGACTGGTACGTCGAGCCGTACGAGCTCGTCACGCTGGGCCTGAGCCGCCCGACGACCCCCCACGGCACGTTCGCGTACAGCAACACCAACTACGTGCTCGCCGGCCTGGTGGTGCAGAAGGTCACGCAGCGCCCGCTCGCGGAGGCCGTCACCGAGCGCATCATCGAGCCGCTGGGCCTGGCCGGGACGTACGTGCCGGGCCGTGGTGAGCGGACCCTCCGCGGCGAGCACCCGCAGGGGTACCACGCCGAGCCGGCGGGGTCCGCGATGGTCGAGCACACGGCGATCGACCCGGCGTTCGCGTGGGCGGCGGGCGACGTGGTGACGACGCCGGGCGACCTCAACCGCTTCTTCACCGCGCTCGTCGGCGGCGAGCTGCTGGCGCCCGCCGAGCAGGCCGCGCTCACGACGACCGTGCCCATGGGCATGCCGGAGCCGTACACGAGCATGCGGTACGGGCTCGGCATCATGTCGAGCGAGCTGAGCTGCGGGGGCCTGGCGTGGGGCCACGGCGGCATCATCCCGGGCTACCAGACGGAGAACGCCGTGACCGCGGACGGTCGGGCGGTCACGGTGGCGACGACGACGATCTTCGGTGCGCTGGCACCGGAGCACGCCGCCGCGGTGACGACCGAGGTCGCGGAGCTCGTCGACCGGACGCTGTGCGCGGCGCCGCGCTCCTGA